Below is a genomic region from Candidatus Methylomirabilota bacterium.
GCTCGGCGAAGATTCCCTCTTCCCGCGCGAGCGCGCGCTGCGCCTCGAAGATCCCTTCGTCGGTGATCTGGACGCCGCTCCCGCGCGACTCCCGCAGCGCGGTCAGCCCTTGGTACGTCCCGTAGCGCGAGGCGACAGAGAAGGCCACGGAGCGGCGATCGCCCTGGACCGGCTCCGGAACGTCGAGCCCCGCCTCCATGGCATGCGTGAGCGGCCCGTACGGCTCGGCGGCAATCATCCGCGGCACTTCCTTGACGAGGCCGAGGGTGCGCGCCTCCTGCATCCCTTTCCAGATGCCGAAGAGCCCGTCGCTGTACCCGCTCGGCACCACGCAGCGGTCGGGCGCCGTCCAGCCGAGATCCTCGACGATCTCGTAGGCCAGGCTCTTGTAGCCCTCGATGCCGTACGGCGGGGATCCGATCGGCGGGAGGACGCAGCCGCTCGTCGGATACCAGCCGAGCCGCTCGACACCTTGACGCATGAGCTGCCATCGCGACTCGGACGTCGGGCACGCCACCACGGCGGCGCCGTAGGCCTGCATGAGGGTCTTCATCGTCTCGGGCACGGAGGCGAGGGTGAAGATCACGCACGGCAGCCCGGCCCGCGCGGCATACGCCGCCGTGGCGGCGCCGTGATTGCCCGTGGACGACACCGTGATGACGCGCGCGCCTGTCTCCACGGCGTGGGTCACCGCCACCGAGCACAGCCGGTCCTTGTAAGACCACGTCGGGTTCTGGCCTTCGTCCTTGGCGTAGAGCCGGGAGAGGCCGAGCCGTCGGCCCAGCCGCTCGAGGTGGATGAGCGGCGTCGCCCCCTCGCCCATGGTCACCGCGTGCTCGATCGCCACCGGCATCACCGCACCGAATCGCCAGAGGCCGCCGGCCGCGGCGCTGCGCGCGAACAACTCGGACCCCCGGCCCTTCAGCGACTCGAGATCGAGCTTGACGGTGAGGTTGACGCCCACGCCCTGCTGCCCGCACTGGGGGCACCCGGTGAAGAGGCGCGGCCCGTCGAACAGCGCTCGGCAACGGAGGCACTCGAGCCCCAGCACGCGCGCGCGGGGTGGCATGGCGCCGGAGTATAGGAACCCCCTCTCGGAATTGTCAACGTGGCTGTTCGAGCTGAGCAGCGTAGCTGCGAGGCGAGAGCTGAGTTAGCCGTTCGACCTGAGCAGCGTAGCGGCGAGGCGAGAGCTGAGGTAGTCGTTCGAGCTGAGTAGCGTAGCGGCGAGGCGAGAGCTGAGTTAGCCGTGGCCGTCGCGGATGGTTCTCGGCGGCGAAGCCGAGGGAGCGCCGAGGTGCTATGGTATGGCTCCCGACAAGGAGGATGGCCATGAAGACCGTCGTCGCCCTGCCCGGACAGGGCATCGGAATCGAGGTCGTCGACGCCACGTGCGAGCTCTTGATGGGCACGGGGCTGCCTCTCAAGATCAGCACGCCTCCCCAGGGCGATCCCGTGCCCGAGGAGACGAAGCGGGCGGCGCGCCAAGCCGACGGCGTGCTCTTCGGCGCGGCCGGCCCCGCCACCTCGGCGGTGGTGGCCTGGCTGCGGTGGGAGATGCAGGCGTGGGCCGGCGTGCGGCCGATCCGCTTCTTCCCGGGCATGCGCTCGCCGCTGGCCGATCCCGAGGGCATCGACTACGTCCTTCTTCGCGAGAACAGCGAGGGCATCTATCCGGGCCGCGAAGGCGCGCTGGCCGACCTGATCGATGTCATGCCGAACCTCAGCGACCGGACGGGACGCCGCATCAAGGATTTCGGCCACGAGGGACACTTCGCCGTCAAGGTGGTGACGCCGAAGGGTGCCGAGCGCATCGCGCGCTTCGCCTGCGACCTCGCCCGCAAGCGGAAGGCCAAGGGCAAGCCCGGCAAGGTCACCTGCGTCACCAAGTCGAACGTCCTGCGCCAGACCGACGGGCTCTTCCA
It encodes:
- a CDS encoding pyridoxal-phosphate dependent enzyme, yielding MPPRARVLGLECLRCRALFDGPRLFTGCPQCGQQGVGVNLTVKLDLESLKGRGSELFARSAAAGGLWRFGAVMPVAIEHAVTMGEGATPLIHLERLGRRLGLSRLYAKDEGQNPTWSYKDRLCSVAVTHAVETGARVITVSSTGNHGAATAAYAARAGLPCVIFTLASVPETMKTLMQAYGAAVVACPTSESRWQLMRQGVERLGWYPTSGCVLPPIGSPPYGIEGYKSLAYEIVEDLGWTAPDRCVVPSGYSDGLFGIWKGMQEARTLGLVKEVPRMIAAEPYGPLTHAMEAGLDVPEPVQGDRRSVAFSVASRYGTYQGLTALRESRGSGVQITDEGIFEAQRALAREEGIFAEPSAVTAVTAVMQLSAGKAIDPDEVVVVVLTSSGLKDPGASRAWLPEVPAAPADFDGLLVVLHESYGLALDR
- a CDS encoding isocitrate/isopropylmalate family dehydrogenase, with translation MKTVVALPGQGIGIEVVDATCELLMGTGLPLKISTPPQGDPVPEETKRAARQADGVLFGAAGPATSAVVAWLRWEMQAWAGVRPIRFFPGMRSPLADPEGIDYVLLRENSEGIYPGREGALADLIDVMPNLSDRTGRRIKDFGHEGHFAVKVVTPKGAERIARFACDLARKRKAKGKPGKVTCVTKSNVLRQTDGLFQQTAERIVREAGLPFEHFHVDDASRRLVRFPKSMDVVLCMNLYGDILSDLGAETAGGLGLAPSGNFGDGGWAYFESVHGSAPDIAGQGIANPTATILSAALMLEHMGMEAEALRLEAAVGRVYRDGKTLTPDQGGTAKTREMAQAVLAAYRNA